ACCATAATGATTGTGTGAGTGATTTTCCACATGGGAGACCTGGGATTGATTCCCCTCACAGCAGCTTTTTAAGTCAGAGTTCGTCGCACCAAACTTACCTAGTGCAATTTACATCTCCTGTGTGCTTTGCGAGCTCTTCCACAGTGAGTAGGTTACCTAGTGCGTTTCCAAAAGCTAGCGACTACGGATTTCTTGGGGGTTCCCAAAAAAATATTATCACGTCAATAATAGCCATCCCAATTTAGGGTATCTTTTTGCATTTGCCTAAGCCTAAGTAAATCACAATAGTCGACACCTGTGCCGTTCTAAAGTAATTGATACCGGATGAAATATTCGAAGTATACACTTAGACTGATCGAGTTATTGGGTATATTTGCTAGTAAAAAGTTACAAATACCTGATAAAATAATCAAGGGTGAGCCACAAGTTGATTCAAACGCTATTGTTATTGAAAATAAAATATTAGCTTATTGATACTGGACAAATTTTAAAGATTCTTAGTTATTTTAAGAATGAGAAATTGACATTTTAATACAAGTAATACATAGTATTGGCATATTTTTAACCCAAAACATATTAGCATGTTTTAGGCCTAAAATAATTGACTTTATATAGCCAACCAACTAAAGACGTGGCTTAATAATAGGGATGTAGAGCAAAATTAGGAATCTCATTAATTATTTCTCTTAATCCACGTTGAATATTACTAAAACTAGGGATTCCATTTCTCATTTATTCACTTACTAGATATCCCTAAAATTATGGACACAAATATCACCATATCTTTTACCATATTGGTATAATTAAAATTGTATTTGTTAAGTGGGTCTATAAAGGCAAAAACATGATCTCCTTCAAACTCTCATATCTCTTAGTAAACATATTTTCCATATGTATAACTATAATAATCCCAGTGAAAtataagaaaaattgaaaaataataaaTTCACACCACATATTTAGTATGTATACCAGTGCAAAATTATACAGATACTAATGCAAACAAATGTATATCAATTTATGTATACATTAGGTGTATATAACACATTCAACAAACCAGCAAGTGCATACAATACATGTATACAATTaacaatatatgtatacaaaaatCAAGTTGAAAAATATAAAAACATGTATATACATCTCAATCAATATATGTATACTTTAGGTACAATTCGTTCAACAAACCAGCAagtgtatacaatatatatatatatatatatatatatatatataacaatagGTGTATACAAAAaccaaattgaaaaataaaaaaacatctgTATACATTAAGTTGTATACATCTTAACCAACAAATCAATAAGTGAATTCAATAGATGTATCCAAAATAAAGTTATATTAAAACCCAAATGAGATTTTCAAATATCTACACATATATAGTTAAGGGATAGAGATTTCCGAATAATAGTATAATTTATTATTCAAAAACCAAAACATATACCCAATTAAAAAttcaattattttcttaaaaacaaCAAACCCAACTACACATAACCCTCTAATAAAGAATTTAAAGAATATTAATCATTTAGAGTTCTAATGGAGAGAATTTTGGGGAAGAAGTTAGAGAAATATAGGAAAGAGAACAAGTATACGTATACAAAAATTTAACCTTCTAGAAGAGAGAATGTACAAAATTCCTATTTTTACTCAGCACTTTATGGGTCATATATGCCAATTTTTTTAACCCAAAACGTGGAAATGAATCATCTTGTGCCACACTCTTAAAACTTGGTTAATATATGCCAATTTCATATACGAAAATGCACACAGTGCCAAATCTCCTTTAAGAATAGAATAATGATTAGCTGCAATTTCAATTCTCCACTCCAGTTAAAGATAGGCCAAAAATTACAAACAAATCTGACGCTGATGATTCCTGTAAAACTAAAGAAAGGGACTTCATTTTCATAGTTGGTGAAATATTTGAAAATCAGTGTCTATCAGTATCAGCCTCATAATGTACGACAGACCATCTGCAGTTTGCACAATCAATATTGTGACCATCTATGAAATTTGTTGCTAAGGTCGTCAAGTAATTCTGATTAAGTAGTTTAAGAAGCTCTTAAGTATTACTACAAAGTTGAGATACACATTTAGTCACTGAAACTTGACGATCATTTTGTTTTCTTTGTTAAACTCGATAATACACAACACATACATACAACGGCAAAACGGTAAAATGACAACATAGATAGGAAGTCGTAATCGTGGGCTTCAATATCGAATGGGCGGTCCAGACACGGCCCAACACTGcaagaaaggaattcattttcAGCTCAATTGTGCATAATGTTCTTGTATTCTTGGACATCACATATTCCAGAAGGTAAATAGCATATGACACAATAAACAATTGATTCCatcagaaatgccaggttgacCAGATAGATTCTAAAATTACAAAAATAAGTTCTTCGCCATTTGCAAATTTAGCTGTCTATATATTGGTGTATAAAATCGTCAAGACAGATAAGTTGATGTTCTAGTCTTTTTCGTTGTCCTTCATTGATTTTCCTAGTCATAAATACTTGTTTGGTTTAGATCACGATATGACTCCTCGGATCGAAGTTAACTGTTAGAAAAGATGGACCTCGGGCTTCTCAATCCCATAAGCTATAGCTAATCAGGTGAAGCTTGTCCAAAATTTGATCAGGAAATAACCCATTCCTGCAATCAATATGAGATGTTCTAACATTGATAAAGAAGGAAACATAATATTAATTTTATAAAACTGAATCAAGTTGCCTCCCATTAAATCTGGATTTCATGAATCATCAAAGTGGCATTAGAATATGAGTGCAAGTCAGCAAACCTGCCTGTTGCAGCCTCATCAGGATTCAGGAGCATGATGCCTCAGGAGTGAAATAACAACGAAACCTACAATTGCATAGCAGAGCCTTGCTGTCCACTTAGGTCCCTCGGCCTCATCTTTCTGAGGCCAAAACTGGAACAGTTCTTTGATTGTTGCCTCCTCAGCAAGAATGTTGGGGAAAAACCAGACACGACTTCCAAGAAGAATCCAAAGAGCACCAAAGACCATGGCTCTCACTGCAGGAATCAACAAATTCTTTCTGATAAGCATAATCGGAAACAGCCTTCCTACgtctcaaggtaggggtaaggtctacgtaccctctaccctccccagaccccaccatgtgggaatatactgggttgttgttgttgttgttgttgttgattgctgACAATTCCACAGATATGTTCCTAGCTTATTTCAAGAGGTAGTACACCTGAACTCTCAAGCAGATTGATCTCATCCACTATACGTCCCTCACTTCTCTATCACCATTTACATACTATTTTTATAAACTAAGAGGTAGTACATCTGAACTCTAAAGCAGATTGATCTCATCCACTATACGTCCCTCACTTCTCTATCACCATTTACATACTATTTTTATAAACTTAAGACCtgctttcttttctgaagggccTTAGGAACATTACCTTCCAGTAATAGAACAACAACAGTTGCAAAACAAATAAGAGTTTTGTGAACTAGCTAAACAAATCAGTAGATCAATATCAAAATCTAACACCAAATCTGAGACACAAAACACCCTTGAAATAAGAAAAGAGGTACATATGTTTAATTTGTCATGTTATCTTCATCCAAGGACCAAAAACAGTGAACCATGAAAAAAGTTGCAGTTTCACACGTATATGCTCTGTATGTATTCACTAAAGATTAGTTCAAAATCACCAATCACAAACAAACTAGACAGATGACACAAGAAAAGTACCCAGCCTATAATTTGTCCAACTACAAACTCAGTCGATGTTGCACCCCGAATTAAatcatttctttttttttgattagcgccgggtgtccgagtctctttgagccccgactaatcccgggggtgcacaggccctcggcaaggagtttcccgcaagtgcaccacgggtaattcagggtttccccagtccgatggcccttagaaattgtttgcacccagcgggtttcgaacttgagaccttgaaagggagcaccccaaggctcaagttaattgccaccaggccaacccctgagggttcgAATTAAATCATTTCTTGCCCTAACgtgatttttatttatttatttattttatttattttatttttttgacaaTGGTGACATATTATGTGAGCTGTATTTTCTAGGAATCAAATCCTCAACCAAAAACAAACTGAGAGATGAAACAAGAATAAGCACTCAGCCTGCCGTTTGCCTGATTTCAATGTTAACTCAGCTAGTTTTGCAGTCACAAGTAAACCTTTTATTGCCTAAACTATTCAGAATCAGAAGTACTAGATCTTAGTTATGTTTCTTTTACTATCAGGAAAAAACAATGACGACCTTTTAATTGGTAAAACTTCACTGGGTTATATTGAACTTCATATCTTCTAATTtatattaagaaaaaaaattatctttcACTGTCTATCATAGAAAAATGCAAAGACATGTAATTACCTTAAACAGAAAGAATATATAGAGAGAAAAAAACatgtaggatttttttttttcacaaggGAACACATGTGGAGTACTGGAGTACTAATTTAACCATGACCTTACCTCATTTCCTATATATCTGATAACATTTCAAAGGTGATTTTTTTTTGCTATCACAAAGTTCATTTAAGCTAATAAGCTAACATCTGAAACTGTTGCTTTAGTCATTCCGATGAAGTATTTGATTTTTGTGTTACATAAAAGAAGCTGCTTGTTCGTACTTAGAAACTGCCGCAATATCAGTTTTTACGGCCACATCATGTTGCATCATAATTCTctattcaacaacaacaacaacaacaatatacccagtacAATCCCACCAAGTGGAggctggggagggtagagtgtatgcagaccttactcctaccttgtgaaggtagcGAGATTgcttccgatagaccctcggctccaGAAAAGATGcaaagacaacaataataataggCAGTAATAGCAATAATATAATAAGATAAATGAAGTAAAGAAACAATCAAGTTGTAATAGAGATCTAAAAGAAATAAGCAAATGAACAAAGATAATAATACTCCTAGTACGGAAAAGAAATCATCGCGGCTACCTACTTCCCTCTATCCTAATACTCgacctccacaccctcctatTAAGGGTCATGTCCTCGTTAAGCTGAAGCTGCACCATATCTTGCCTAATCACCTCTTTCCAGGACTTCTTTGGCCAACCCTTCCCTCTCCTCAGGCCCTCCACCTTCAACCTCTCACTCCTCTACACATGACCGAACCATCTCAACCTTCCTTCCTGCATCTTGTCTACCATGGGGGCCATTCCCACCTTGTCCCGATCACTTCATTCAGAATCATATCTCTCCTTGTATGCCcgcacatccatctcagcatccgcatttctgctaccttcatcttctggacatgagctttattaactggccaacactctacCTCATAtagcatagtcggtctaaccaccactttgtagaactttccttaAGTCTAGGCAGCACATTCTTATCGCACAACACAATCATAATTCTCTATTGTCAGAAGGAAAAGGCATATCACAACAGATCTATGAATGAAAATGACATAAGCACCAGAAACATACACAGTATAAGGAGGAGGACACCAGCGACTGGGCAGAGTATAAGCTGTTTGACCTGATTGGGATACACAGGAAAGAAGCAGACTGCTAATATCAAAAAATGACCAGAAGAATGGGAGAACTGTTTGCCACAGGGGCCTTCTTTTGACAAATGCCCACACGAAAAAGGCGTCGTTATCAGAAAATACTTGATACTGCATCCAAAGGTGAAAAAAACATAACCTCAGAAACTGCAAGACAACTATGTAAAATGCATTACTCAAGGGATACAGAACAAAAGGTTCAATTTGTGCAAGTCAAGAATGTTTAAAGAGGATAAGGGTAAGCATTTTAAGGAGAAATACATCAAATACACCATAAATCATATGTCTAGCGTTTGGCGGAACGTAGAATTTGTTATCTTCTTAGGGCAACAGAAATAGGAAATTGGCAATAGCATACTTACAAACAGACAATGCTATAAATCAAAAACAAATAATGAAGGCCGTCAACACTGTAACATATTTCTATCGAAGTGATCATTCATATTTACTGATTTACAAAGGAAAATTACAGGTGAACGGACAGAGAATAAGATGTCCTTGGTTCCTTTTGGTTATGATTATTCAATTTGTTTATACCCAGGAGAGAAAATAAAGCTTAAGTTAATCAGTGAGATGATTAGCATGATTTATCAGATTAATTTGCAAGAGGATTAACTTTTAATCTACAAGTTCTAAGGTAAAAGTAGTAGCTAGCTTGCTATCAGAAGTTATGATACATTTACTCATTCCATCAAAAAGAGGAAAATGACTTACCCCAATTATGGTGGATGAAGTCATTTTCCTTACAACTATCTAAATCTCTAACTTCATATTACTCGCTCGGAGCCATCATTATTAATCTTTATTACTCAAAAATTTAACGAAACACTCCAACTTGCTACTTTTATTATTGATCTTTAATGCACGTTAGCTCTAGAAAACATTTTTCACTCACCAACCAAGCACCAGAAAATATTTTCCTGAACATGACTTCCATCACACCAAACACAGTCTGAATTTATAAAGAAACTCACATTGTAAATCTCTAAATGTGCCGGAAAAGTAGACAATTTCTTCTTGCCAGGCTGCACAGTTTTTACCACACGATCACACCGGACTATAAGGGTCTTCTTAAGCAAAATGTTGGCAATTTCTTCAGGTTCCAAACTTCTGTCCGACTCGATTATGTCTTTCAGTTCTGAATGATTTCTCATAAAACTAACAAAATCTTTTCCTCTGAAGTACTCTACTTGTATTTCCTGTAGGACAGCCCAACGAGACACAAAATCCTTATGATCTCTAACTTTCTCAGCAAATAGATGGAAGGCATCCTTTTTCACAGCTTGCTTCtgaaatttaaaagaaaagagcATGGATATGAACAACACAAAATAAAAAGGCAGAAAGAGCGAGGAAGAATCTTATAACCTCAATAAATTCAATGACAAGAACCACAATATGGGGAACACACAGCAAAAATTAATTTAAACCACAATTAAATAATAGATTGTGGacctctacctcccaaggtagaggtaaggtctacgtacacactaccttccccagaccccacttgtcggattacactgggtatgttgttgttgcaaaATTAAATAACAAGTAGATTAATTCTtcactaagggtgtgtttggtaccgaggaaaacaagttccttaaaaatgaaaaaaacgacttccctaatggaagtagggaaaacaagttctatCAGTGACATTTCAGGTGCATTGTCTCCTCCTCACCCATCCAACGCCCCCAACCCTGACCCCTTGATCATCCCACCCACGAACCTACACCCTCACCCCATTCCACCCCATAGTGTTTTGCtacatataaatgctcttggATAAATATCTTTTcgcttacttaccaaacactagGAAACAAGTAAGAAACCCACTTGTTTTCCAAGAATAAATTTTCCATGGAAAACATTTCtgttcataccaaacacaccctaaaaccACAACTAAACCAAAGTAAGATGCACCTTACAGGACATGTATCCTCCGGAGGTTTCAATAGATGTTCAGAGCAGCTGGGTTTTTTTTTTCGAATCAAGTattatattactccctccatcctgGCACCTTCCAGATTTCAAGATTCAAACAAATTTTTCTTTGACCGTAATTCTTTCGCATGtcctttaaatattttgaattgtcaattattgtgacttacCGTACTTttaatgtagtttctaaatatataaattttatttcaagaaCTTAAAGATTCAATGTCAGAAATTACGGCCTAAATGTAACGGTTTGACTTTCGAAATTCGAACGGTGACACATAAACTAGGACACAGGGAATATTTTCTTAGTAGACATTCACAGCAACTATAAAGAAAACATTGGTTAAATTGGAGCTAATTATCTCAAACCGCTAAAACCCCATTTTGCAGCCTCATAGGTCATAGCAACTGATCATAATTCAATAATTTAGGGATACATTATTGAATGCCACACCTCGTACCTTATTCTTCTTCTCTGTTCCACCTTGTttcttcatctctctctctctgtgtaTTTTTTTCTGTCAACGCTGTGGTTTTTCTCTGGTTTCTTGAATATGTATAGATTATCAAGTTTGTTGGGGCCTGCAAAATGAGTTTTAGGTAACATTTTTCCAAACTAGTACTAGCATAGAAAACTGAAGGAAGCTGTTGGTTATAATATTCCTGAAAAGGTTGACTCAAAGGAATTATGGAATCTTAAAGGGCCAACTATTGTTGACAGTTGGGTTGTGAACTTGTACAATATGGAGG
The sequence above is a segment of the Lycium barbarum isolate Lr01 chromosome 6, ASM1917538v2, whole genome shotgun sequence genome. Coding sequences within it:
- the LOC132643587 gene encoding uncharacterized protein LOC132643587, translating into MKKQGGTEKKNKKQAVKKDAFHLFAEKVRDHKDFVSRWAVLQEIQVEYFRGKDFVSFMRNHSELKDIIESDRSLEPEEIANILLKKTLIVRCDRVVKTVQPGKKKLSTFPAHLEIYNYQVFSDNDAFFVWAFVKRRPLWQTVLPFFWSFFDISSLLLSCVSQSGQTAYTLPSRWCPPPYTVESHGLWCSLDSSWKSCLVFPQHSC